Proteins from one Deinococcus actinosclerus genomic window:
- a CDS encoding VOC family protein, which translates to MSGHVLGTDHTAIAVSDLTHELGYWQQVLGFTLLGTTEVGGPLPEQETGVPGLRSRLAMLALHGQTVELYQPLAPGSRASYRPSPADIGSWHLAFRVADLDALIRDSAPWGWQVRGQVAVVTEGPGPVGARLAYLHNTDGTILEFIQLPR; encoded by the coding sequence ATGAGCGGCCATGTCCTCGGAACCGACCACACCGCCATCGCCGTCAGCGACCTGACCCATGAACTCGGCTACTGGCAGCAGGTCCTGGGCTTCACCCTGCTCGGCACCACCGAGGTGGGCGGCCCCCTCCCCGAACAGGAAACCGGCGTGCCCGGCCTGCGCAGCCGCCTCGCGATGCTCGCCCTGCACGGCCAGACCGTCGAACTGTACCAGCCGCTCGCCCCAGGAAGCCGCGCCTCGTACCGGCCCAGCCCGGCCGACATCGGCTCCTGGCACCTCGCGTTCCGCGTCGCGGACCTTGACGCCCTGATCCGCGACAGCGCGCCCTGGGGCTGGCAGGTCCGGGGTCAGGTGGCGGTCGTCACCGAGGGACCCGGCCCGGTCGGCGCGCGACTGGCGTACCTGCACAACACGGACGGCACCATCCTGGAATTCATCCAGCTGCCCCGCTGA